The Gemmatimonadota bacterium genome has a segment encoding these proteins:
- a CDS encoding response regulator transcription factor: MTLRAVIVDDEALARQRLRDLLEQRGDVDVVGEASDGPGGVALIDDQRPDVAFLDIEMPGGTGLEVMRQAQHQPLVVFTTAFERYAVTAFELAAVDYLLKPFGPERLETAMRRIERVSAVESPATSERLDQVLPQGTNTPLGRFFVRERGKLLPLDARDVERLEADDDYVRVVAKGRQWLVYLTLNDFEQRLDPQRFLRIHRSHIVNLDFVRHLVPGDGGRLEVEMQDGSRIAASRTRARELRNLTL, encoded by the coding sequence TTGACGCTCCGGGCCGTGATTGTCGACGACGAGGCCCTGGCTCGCCAGCGGTTGCGTGACCTGCTGGAGCAGCGCGGCGATGTCGACGTCGTCGGTGAGGCCTCGGACGGCCCGGGCGGCGTCGCGCTGATCGACGACCAGCGCCCCGACGTCGCCTTTCTCGACATCGAGATGCCCGGTGGCACGGGGCTGGAGGTGATGCGCCAGGCGCAGCACCAACCCCTCGTCGTCTTCACCACGGCGTTCGAGCGTTACGCCGTGACCGCGTTCGAGCTGGCGGCAGTGGACTACCTGCTCAAGCCTTTTGGCCCCGAGCGACTCGAGACCGCCATGCGGCGGATCGAGCGGGTGAGCGCGGTTGAATCACCGGCGACCAGCGAGCGCCTGGACCAGGTCCTGCCCCAGGGGACCAACACCCCGCTCGGCCGCTTCTTCGTCCGGGAGCGCGGCAAGCTCCTGCCCCTGGACGCGCGCGACGTGGAGCGCCTCGAGGCCGACGACGACTACGTCCGGGTGGTGGCGAAGGGGCGTCAGTGGCTGGTGTATCTCACGCTGAACGACTTCGAGCAGCGGCTGGATCCGCAGCGGTTCCTCCGCATCCACCGCAGCCACATCGTGAACCTCGACTTCGTCCGCCACCTGGTTCCCGGCGACGGTGGCCGCCTCGAGGTTGAGATGCAGGATGGTTCCCGCATCGCGGCGAGCCGCACCCGGGCGCGAGAGCTGCGAAACCTCACGCTGTGA